In a genomic window of Muntiacus reevesi chromosome 1, mMunRee1.1, whole genome shotgun sequence:
- the LOC136167123 gene encoding taste receptor type 2 member 10-like: MLSVPEGLLIFVAVSESILGVLGNGFIGLAYCIECVKNKKFSTISFILMGLATSRICLIGLIATDGFVKIFSPEMYSSGYLIDCVTYSWVILNSSSVFFATSLSIFYFLKIANFSHHIFLWLRSHIKRVLLLLMGCLFISWLVTFPLTVKIISDTRAKNRSIVFSAKVHKGEFFRNQILLNLGTLLVFILCLITCILLLISLWRHNQRMLLNATGFRDPSTEAHIKAMKVLISFIFLSILYFIGIIIEISCTTMSESKLLFIFGLTITALYPWGHSFILILGNNKLKQVFLRVLKQLNCWKKEKLLRTP; the protein is encoded by the coding sequence ATGCTGAGTGTACCAGAAGGCCTCCTCATTTTTGTAGCAGTTAGTGAGTCAATATTGGGAGTTTTAGGGAATGGATTTATTGGACTTGCATACTGCATTGAATGTGTGAAGAACAAGAAGTTTTCTACTATCAGCTTTATTCTCATGGGCTTAGCTACTTCCAGAATTTGCCTGATAGGGTTAATAGCTACCGATGGATTTGTGAAGATTTTTTCTCCAGAAATGTATTCCTCTGGTTACCTAATTGACTGTGTTACTTACTCATGGGTAATTCTGAATTCATCAAGTGTCTTTTTTGCCACCAGCCTCAGCATCTTCTATTTCCTGAAGATAGCCAATTTTTCCCACCACATTTTTCTCTGGTTGAGGAGTCACATCAAAAGGGTTCTTCTCCTTCTGATGGGATGCTTGTTTATTTCATGGCTAGTTACTTTTCCACTAACTGTGAAGATAATTAGTGATACTAGAGCAAAGAATAGAAGCATAGTCTTTTCAGCCAAAGTGCATAAAGGTGAATTTTTTAGAAACCAGATTTTGCTCAATCTTGGAACCCTTCTGGTCTTCATACTATGCCTGATCACATGTATCCTATTGCTCATTTCCCTTTGGAGGCACAACCAGAGGATGCTATTGAATGCCACAGGATTCAGAGACCCCAGCACAGAAGCACATATCAAAGCAATGAAAGTTTTGATATCTTTTATCTTCCTTTCTATCTTGTATTTTATAGGCATTATCATAGAAATATCATGCACTACTATGTCAGAAAGCAAgctgttgtttatttttggtctGACCATCACAGCCCTCTATCCCTGGGGACACTCGTTTATCCTAATTCTAGGAAACAACAAGCTAAAGCAAGTTTTTTTGAGGGTACTGAAGCAATTAAATTGCTGGAAGAAAGAGAAGCTCCTCAGAACTCCTTGA